The nucleotide window GTGCCACTGATGACGATGCTCGCAGTCGTCGGAGGAAGTGCTGTTATTTTCATTGGGATAGGTATGATGTATTTTGCAAAAAAAGAAATTTGAATAATCCGTTACGTTCTTGGTTATCGTAGATCAAAATCCTCTTTAAGCAAAACATGCAAAGCTCTATTGTATGTAGGCTTGAGGAGGATTTTTTCTAATGTCTGACCCATCCATCATGAATGGTCAACTCCCGAATGATTTTGGCTGGCGCTCCGGCTACAAGTGTATTCTTGGGTACGTCTTTGGTTACCGTGCTTCCTGCAGCCACGACTGCATTTCTGCCAATGGTCACTCCGGGCAAAATAAGCGCGCCTGTACCAATCCAGGCATTATCTTGGATCACAATCCGCTTGGCAGTCTGGCTCCCGTCATCCAGCGAATCAATCCGGTGATAGGCACTGTCGAATATGCTTGTTCGAGGACCAATCATGACGTTATTTCCGATGGTCACTTCAACGTTAGCCGCAATCCCTACACCTGCATTAATCATGACGTCATCGCCAATGGTTAATCGCGCGCCTTTGACCACGGTTAACTGAGTTCCCCACGGTTTGCCTATGATGTTAAGCCGTTTTCCCACCTGCAAGTCACCCAATTTATTCAGATAAACCTTACCTCTGATTCGTGGCAGCAGGCCCATAGAGGGCTGGATTTAAGTATAATAAAGTGAAAATATAAATTCCAACTATTACATCACACATCATGTGAATTGAATCATAGATTGTAAGCAAAATGAGACGAGAATCTGGTAAAATAAAAAAAGCTGTTTCTAGGCAGGCTTACATGGTTATTCGAGGGTAGGCCCATTTCTACGGGATTAATCAATTCCTGTTGTTAGATGAAGATATTGGCTAAGAAAAGAGGGGTAAGCCTTGGATGTTAATAAAACGGAAACCCTGAAGCGCATTATTTCTGAGGGAAGTTCTTACCAATCACTGTTTTTTAACCATCCGGATGCCATATATGTAATGGACATCCATGGAAACTATATTGATGCTAATCCCTCAGTAGAGCGGATGTCAGGGCATACACTGGATGACTTGATTCGTATGAGTCGAAATCAGATCTGTCCTCCGGACAGTGAAAATTCACGCAAAGGATATATTAAAGAGGTACTGGCTGGACGTTCAGTCAGTAATTCCATTACTTTTTATCATAAAGATGGTTCCCTGAAACAGGCACAGATAACGTATGTGCCCATCACAGAGGGGGAAGAAGTTGTAGGTATCTACGGCATTGCCAAAGATGTTACCGATATCTTGAAAGTGGAACGCGAGCTTCGGGAGGCGCAGGAGAAATATCAGGTACTCGCTGACCATGCGCAAGATCTAATTACGACCTGTGCTACAGATGGTGAGTTGTTATACGTTTCACCTTCCGTGTACACCTTGCTGGGTTATAAGCCGGAAGAAGTTACAGGAAAGTCCTTCAAGGATTATTGTTATCCGGGAGATTATCCTGATCCGATGGAGCTTTCCGAGATTGGTAATGGCTGCAAGATGCGTGTGTTACACAAAAAAGGACATTATATCTGGATGGAGACATTGGCGAAGCCTGTGGCTGGAGAGCGGGGCAAGACAACCCAGATTGTTAGCATCAGCAGGGATATTACTCAGCATAAGGATGCGGACAGACGTCTTCGAGAAAGTCGTCAGCGATACAGATCGCTGTTCGAACATAATCCGGCAGCCGTGTATTCATTGAATATGCAGGGCCAATATAGTGCGGTGAACAGCAAGCTGATGCAGATGCTGGATGTTTCACGCAATAAGCTTATTGGCAAATCGTTTTTATCCAATCTGGATAAACGCGAAGTGCAATACGGCCAAACGAGTTTTGAAATGGTGAAGCAGGGCGAACCGCAATATTATGAGACCCGGATCGTCAATTCAAGTGGTCGGAAGATCGAAGTATCTGTTACGAATGTGCCTATTATTGTGGATAAAGAAGTGGTAGGTGTCTATGGAATCGTGTCCGATATTACCGAGCGTAAGGAATATACGGAGCGAATTCAGGAGCTTAGCAAGCAACATGAGCTGATTCTTAACACCGTTACGGAAGGGATATATGGATTGGATGCGGATGGAATCACCATGTTTATGAATCCTGCAGCAGCTTCGATGTTCGGTTATGAAGCGAAAGAATTCATCGGCAAAAACTCACATCCCATTATCCATCATACCCGTGCAGACGGAAGTCATTTTCCAAAAGAAGAGTGCCCAATCCACATGACCGTGTTGGATGGACAGAGACGCACAATCAAGGAAGATGTGTTTTGGCGTAAAGATGGCAGCAGCTTTCTGGTGCAGTATCAAGTGACGCCGATTATTGAACAGGGACAGATTCAGGGCGCGGTTGTCGTGTTCAATGATGTGACTGGCGAACGTGAGATTGTACGTGCCAAAGAGACAGCTGAGCTGGCAGCTCAGGCCAAGTCCGAGTTCCTGTCGATGGTCAGCCATGAGATCCGTACACCAATGAACGGGATCGTGGGCATGACCGAGTTGTTGATCGGTACCGATTTATCGGAGGAACAGCGAGAATATGCCGAGATTATTCAAGATAGCGGCGATGCTCTGCTGAACATCCTTAATGATATTTTGGACTTCAGTAAGCTGGAATCCGGGAAAATGTCGCTATCCTATGAGCCGTTCGCATTACGCAAGATGCTGGAACAGGTTGCCGAACTGTTTAAACCTCGTGCAGATGAGAAACATCTGGAGATCAGATATCGTCTCAATCCAAGTATTCCTGAGTTCATGGTAGGCGACTCCATACGTATCCGGCAGATTCTGGTGAACCTGGTTGGCAATGCGCTCAAGTTCACAGACCGGGGAAGCATTGATGTCACGGTAGATATCATCAAGGGCAGAAAGCCTGAAGACAGCGTTCTTGATTTTGCGGTACAGGATACGGGAATCGGCATCCCGGCTGACAAGCTGGATCAGTTGTTCCAGTCCTTCTCTCAGCTGCATCCGGTAATTAACCGGAAGTATGGTGGTACTGGCCTGGGCCTGGTCATCTCCAAGCGACTCGTGGAGATTATGGGAGGCAGTATTAGTGTCGAGAGTATAGAAGGGGAAGGTTCGACCTTCCGGTTTGCTGTTCCTGCGACGAGTGTAGATGCTTCAGCGGAACAGACGGCAAGTCAGTTCCATCATGATCGCACACGTCAAAGTGACAAGGTCGCCATGCGTATTCTGGTGGCGGAGGATCATCCGGTGAACCGGAAGATTCTGCGAGAATATCTGGAGAAGCTCGGATACCAGGCAGATGTATGTACCAATGGTGTGGAAGCAATCGATGCCATCTCTCAGAATGCTTATGATATTGTTCTGATGGACATTCATATGCCTGTGATGGATGGACTGAAGGCGACAGACCTTTTACACCGCCTAATTCCACAGGATCGCATACCGCCCATCATTGCAGTTACAGGCAATGCCAAACGTGAAGACAAGGAAGCTTGTCTGGAGATGGGTATGCGTGACTTTATTAGCAAACCGGTTATGCTGAGTGAGTTGAAGCGAGTGTTACAGCAATGGGGACCAAGGGACGAACCTCAGCTTGCACCGAATTGAACAACTACCGATTGTGAAAAATAATAAACGCAAACATGCCAATAAAACTCCTCGTATGGAGTGTTATTGGCATGTTTGCGTTGGCAAGGCTTTTGAAGTTGAGCTGAAGCATACAACGTGGAGATGTATACGAATGGCTTATGCCAGTGTCAGACGATTGATGTTACCTGATAGGATTTCACAGGAATTGTTGAATTTCTCACGTTCCGTTGCATCCAGATTCAATTCGATAATCTCTTGAATGCCATTACCACCGATGATTGCGGGAACACCGACGCAGACGTTATGCTGCTCATACTCTCCGTCCAGGATAGCCGATACGGCGATAATTTTATGTTCGTCATTGAGGATGGAACGCGTGATGTGCGCCAGAGCGTTGCCGATTCCGAATTGGGTGGAGCCTTTACGGGTAAAGATCTCCCATCCGGCATCTTTCGTTTTGCGTGCGATATCGTCCAGATCCAGATGTTTGAAACGCTCCTTGTGTTGATCCATAATATGCAAAATCGGTTTGCCACCAATGGTCACATGCGACCAAGCCACGAACTGGGATTCTCCATGCTCCCCGAGAGCATAACCATGCACACTGCGTGGATCGATGGAGAAGACTTCAGATAGCAGCGTTTTGAGTCGTGAAGAGTCAATGGACGTGCCTGTACCGATGACGTGTTCGCGCGGTAGGCCGGATAATTTCCATACCATATAAGTTACTATGTCAACCGGATTGGCAGCGACGACAAAAATCCCGTTAAATCCACTGTTCATGATGGGAACCACGATGTCTTTGGCAATGGACTCCGCTTCTTCCAGAATATCCAGCCGTGTCTGTCCTGGCTTGGGATTCACCCCAGCGGTTAAGATAATCACATCCATATTGCCGCAATCGGCATACGTTCCTGCATATACTTTGGTGCGGTTATGTGTGAAGTCCATACAATGGGAAAAATCCAGTGCCTGTGCTACAGCACGGTCATACGTCCGGTCCACCATCATAATTTCCCTGCATATCGATTGATTAATCATGGAATACGCACAACTCGAACCGACAAGACCCGCCCCGATCACCGCTACTTTACCTGATTTGCCTAACACTGCCGTTCAGCCCCCATTACATTGATATTTATCCGTCACTTACGCGTCCTATGTTAAGTATAGTCCTTTATTTTATGCTGAAATGTACTTCTACGTTACATAAGATAACACATGGAAAAGCTGTGCAGCAATGATATCCGCTATCGCGGGAGCGTATTGGAGTAAAGGAGTTAACAAAATTGACATGAATAATTCACAATCCTATGATTTGACGGCATTTGCACCAGTATCATTCGACATGACAGCATTCATGTTCGTTGTCGGATCAAGGGTTATTTGTGCGAATCGTATACCTGACAAAAGTTCTTAGGAATCCGCAGAAACAGAACAAAACCGCCAAAGGGATCTGCCGAGAAGCTGACGAATACATACGGACAAGCAAAAGATAAGCATACTTGATCCATGAGACAGGTTGCCCCGATCCGATGACGGTTCCAAAAGGAACGCTGAAGCCATAATGTTTTTATCCAAGAATCAATTTCATAACTCACTAAAGGTATTATGAAATTGATTCCCAAAAGACTTCATTCCGGGAGGGAATTAATGATGATTGAAGAAGCAGGAGCAACGACGGAAACGGCCAAGAGCCTGGGCATAGGCGCCAGTACTCTTCGTAAATATGCGGCGGCACTGGAAGAACAGGGATACCGGTTCGAACGTTCCGCCAACAAATCGAGACTATTCAAATCAGACGATATCGAGTGCATTGAACGCCTGATGACCGAACTCAGAGAGCATAATCTACCCCTTGCTGATGCTGTGGTGACTGTATTGGCTCCAGACATACCTGTCGTAGAAGTAAATGTAGATGTACCCGCAGTGAGAATCGAAGGTCTGTCAGAGCCGGAATGTGCAGCAACATCAATGTCATCCGTATTCCCTGAAGAACCTGAAGTAACGGGTAATCTTAGATCCTATGAGGGTCTGGGACAGCTGGTAAGTGAGGTCACTTATGGTGCTGTAGAACAACAACAGGACGATCGGGTACAGCTGCTGCAACAGCGGGTCGATGAACTGGAGTTGACCCTTCAGCATCTGGCCGATACACATATGGCTCTTCAGGAACAGATGGATAAACAGCGTCTATGGATGAATGAGAAGTTAGAAGAGGAGCGGGATCGTGAACTCGTAACCAATCTGCGCAGTTTCCAGGGAAGAAAACCCAAATCCAAAGGAGTATCCCTGCGTATGTTGTTCGGGTTGCTGCCCAAGAAGCATAAGGAAGCTTGAGCAACAGGCATTTACCTATCGTGATTTTACAGTATCGGCCTGATATAATAAGCTCCATACAACATGAAGACTGGCAACGGATTGCTCGATATAGAATTAGTCCGGGAGCATCGGGAAGCTGGCGTGGGAGGATCTGTGGAGCTGCGACGAAGTTGGCAAAGATTGCTCGGACTATGGACTGACCGTTCTCGGCGTGAGGGGACGGCCATTGCTGAGCGTTATACAATACAGGAATTGCTGGGTATGGGGAGCTATGGGCTAACGTATCTGTGTACAGATGACCGGACCGGCAATGAAGTGGCATTGAAGGAGTCAAAGCCCAGCAAGGGCAGACTCTCTGCGCATCTGTTGGAGCGGGAGGCGGACGTGATGAAACGTCTGCACCATCCGGCGATCCCTGATCTATTGGACGTGTTCACATCCGGGAGACGAAGTTATATCGTTACCCAGTATATTCGTGGACAGACGCTGGAAGATTGCATATTTGAGCAAGGTCTTCAATATACGGAGCGGGAATGCCTGGAACTGGCAGGTCAACTGCTGGCCCCGGTAGCTCATGTGCATGAGCAGGGATATATTCATGGAGATGTGCGGATTCCCAATGTTATTTTACGTGAAGGGACGGTGCATCTGATTGACTTTGGCCTGGCAAGACGCTTGGGGGAGCCGTTGTTGCCGGAGCTGAAGCGACGTATGCGAGAAGTACCTGAGCCTGAAGATGAACCGGCTACACCGGATCATGATCTGCAGGACATCGGTCACTTTCTTCTATTTATGCTGTATTCCGCCTATGAGCCAGAGAAGGGCCGAGAACCAGCGAGCTGGCAGGAGGAACTCAAGCTTACACCGGAATTGCACCAGATGCTGGAGCGACTCCTTGGACTCCGTCCAGGTTATGAGGGTGGGGCGACAGAGTTACAGGCAGAGATTGAGAAAGTGTTGCTGAAATTACTATGAAATAAGCTCTATAGTCGGACCTATATATGTTATCCGTGACCTCTTCGTTATGATATCTGCAGGGGTCTTTTTCCTTTTTGCTGATAAATGCAAAACGTATCAAAACAGTGGGTTGAATGATATAATGAATAACAATTATACGTTGAAGGAGGCGATTCATCATATGCTAAAAAAACTGGAAGGCGATCATGCCGAATTATTCAAAACGTGGTCTCATAGCAAAAAAGACACCATCGTGGATATTGAAGGTAAGCATTATTTAATCAAGCCGCTGGAAAACGTGGTTCAGGAAGAAATAGAAAGTGATCGGGAGCTTAAAACTTTAATTATGCAAGCCAAAAAGGATATTTCTTCGGGTCGGGTCTACTCTACAGATGATATAATCGACGCAATTGAAAAAGGGAATTTATAGATGTTGATCCAGTGGACACCTTCAGCAAGACAGGCTCTCGCTCAAATCGGAAGTGTTCGTTTCACTCAGGAAGAGACAAAGCTCTATAAGATTGAACTAGTTAGGAGAATTGAGATGAAGGTAGCTGTCATGGCAGAATCCATGCCAGCTCAGGAACCATCCTGGCAAGGGACGTACCGGATATTAGTTGATAAATTTAAAGTGTATTATTCGTTCTCCCTAGATAAGCGAATTTGCTATATTGAAGCATTAAGACATCAAAATCAGCAAAATTGATACATACTTATATAGAAACAATAGAGGGGTGTTCTGCAGGCCGTGTGTATGGCTGTCGAACACCCCTTTGTTACATATTTATATATTGTAGCATCCACTAAGCCGGCACGAGCATTGCTCTTTAAAAGCAGTAGTGAGAGCAGCTTAGCTGGAGCTGTATTTTCTGCTTTTGTAATACCCAGAGCCACTGCGGTTATCCCGGTATTTTACATCCGAAGAAGAATAGCGTTTGTAGGAGCGCTTGCCTGAGGAACTGCTGTGACGTTTATATGAGCGCCTGTCCGAGGAGCTATGACGTTTGCGGTGAGATGAAGATTTCGAATCGATCAGTTTGCCAATAATCTTTTTGAACATGAGCTTTCACCCTTTCGACTTCAACTGTTTTAACCATATACGTGGCCCGATATGAAGGGGTTTCGAGTTTTTTATGGAAAATTATATTCATTGGACAGGAGCTTGGCGTATAATAGGATGTTGCTGATTATACGGAATTTTTTATTTTGAGCGTTTAGCGTTACAATAGAGGACAGGATAAGATTTTAACGGACAAGGAGTAGTTGTTATGATTACGTTGAAGACCAAAGAACAGATTGAATATATGCAAAAAGCCGGAGAAATTCTCGCCGCGTGCCATAGAGAAATTGCAAAAATGATTCGTCCGGGCATCACGACACAGGAGATCGATCAGTTTGCAGAGGCTTTTATGAAGAAAAATGGCGCTACGCCGGAACAAAAGGGATACAATGGATACCAATATGCGACATGTGCGTCGGTTAATGATGTGATCTGTCACGGGTTCCCGGGAAAATATGCACTGAAAGACGGCGATATCGTCACAATCGACATGGTTGTTAATCTGAATGGCTGGCTGGCCGATTCGGCCTGGTCTTATGCCGTAGGTGAAGTGACTCCGGAAGCACAACATCTGCTGGATGTAACCAAAACCTCCTTGTACAAAGGAATTGAACTTGCCGTGGTTGGCAACCGGATCGGAGATATCTCCCATGCCATTCAAGTGTATGCAGAGGGTGAAGGTCTGTCGGTTGTACGTGAGTTTATTGGACACGGGATCGGTGAGAAGATGCATGAGGAACCACAAGTCCCTCATTATGGTCCACCACATCGGGGCCCACGTCTCAAGGAAGGCATGGTTATTACCATTGAACCGATGCTGAACATCGGTACGTACCGCAGCAAGCTGGATTCGGATGGATGGACTGCGCGTACTATGGATGGAAGTCTGTCTGCCCAGTATGAACATACGATTGCGATTACAGCAGACGGTCCTGTGATTTTGACAGCACAATAATAGCTAAAAGCAGCTACAATGTGACGATATTTGCATATTTCAAGGCGGCCCACGTTTGTGATCCGCCTGTTTCGGTTTAAACTAATAAGAAGTGATAACATAGAGCCAGTGGTGAGTGATCTCAGCTGACAAGGGTTAACCTTGCGTCCACTTGGCAACAAGGAGGTAATTTTGGTGTCTGTAAATAAACAGATCGTACTTGCGTCTCGTCCTGAAGGTGCCCCATCCAGAGAGAATTTCAAATTTATTGATGCACCCCTTCCTGAACCGGAAGCTGGGCAAGTCCTGGTACGTACATTATATTTGTCGGTCGATCCGTACATGCGGGGCCGCATGAAAGATACAAAATCATATGCTGCACCGTACGCATTGAATGAAGTGATTAAGGGTGGAGCCATTGGACAGGTTGTGGAATCCTCGGAACCGAACCTGCGCAAAGGAGATCTCGTATCCGGCATGTGGGGCTGGCAGCAATATGCCGCAGTGAATACGGCGGACCTTTCGCTGATTGATACCGAAGAAGCACCAATCACGGCTTACCTGGGTGCGCTGGGCCTGACGGGTCTGACGGCTTATTTTGGTATGGAGGACATCGGCAAACCCAAGGACGGCGAAACGGTAGTTGTATCGGGAGCAGCCGGAGCGGTAGGTATGATTGCAGGTCAGATTGGTAAAATCGTAGGAGCACGCGTGGTCGGCATTGCGGGCTCTGACGAGAAATGTGAGTATTTGAAAGAAAAACTGGGCTTCGACGTGGTGTTGAACTACAAGAAGGAACAGGATATGTCAGCGGCCATTGAACGGGCTTGCCCGGATGGCGTAGACGTCTACTTCGACAATGTGGGTGGTGACATCTCGGATGCCGTCCTACGCCACATCAATCGAAATGCACGTATTCCGTTATGCGGTCAGATCTCGTCCTATAATCTGGAGAAGCCGGATATCGGGATGCGCCCACAGACGCTGCTGTTAACGAATACAGCATTAATGAAAGGTTTCCTGCTGGGTGACTATACGAAATCCTTCAAGGAAGGCCGCGCCAAATTGGCGAAATGGATTAAGGAAGGTCACATCCAGTATGAAGAGAACATTGTAGACGGGTTCGAACAGACACCGGAAGCATTTATGGGTCTTTTCTCGGGAGATAATCTGGGCAAGCAGCTGGTTAAAGTTGCAGATCCTGAATAGATATCGAATGGTTTTACATTTATAAATAGGTTGAAAAGGAAAAAAGACACGTTCTGCACACCAATGGTGCAAGAGAACGTGTCTTTTTGTCTGTGAATCCGTGCGTGGTTTGTGTATGACGGCTAGTTTTCAGCAACCAGCACTTCTTTGTAGTGTTTGTACATATATACACGCCAGCGTACAATCATGCCGAATGCGAGCAAGAAGAATAATCCACCTGTTTGCGGAATGCTTACATATCGCTGAATGATTTCATGCAGGATCAGGCGTACGGCCAGCAATCCGAGCAGAATGAAAGCAAAGCTGCGGGAACGTGTGGCAAAAATCTCTTCACCTACTCGTTCGAACCGTGTACTGCGAATGAGGGGATACGAGAAGAGAAACCAGCCCACCAGCAACGCAA belongs to Paenibacillus sp. FSL H8-0079 and includes:
- a CDS encoding NADP-dependent oxidoreductase, with amino-acid sequence MSVNKQIVLASRPEGAPSRENFKFIDAPLPEPEAGQVLVRTLYLSVDPYMRGRMKDTKSYAAPYALNEVIKGGAIGQVVESSEPNLRKGDLVSGMWGWQQYAAVNTADLSLIDTEEAPITAYLGALGLTGLTAYFGMEDIGKPKDGETVVVSGAAGAVGMIAGQIGKIVGARVVGIAGSDEKCEYLKEKLGFDVVLNYKKEQDMSAAIERACPDGVDVYFDNVGGDISDAVLRHINRNARIPLCGQISSYNLEKPDIGMRPQTLLLTNTALMKGFLLGDYTKSFKEGRAKLAKWIKEGHIQYEENIVDGFEQTPEAFMGLFSGDNLGKQLVKVADPE
- a CDS encoding cytochrome c biogenesis protein CcdC, producing MAQISPYYLQIGATVGMLVMALLAIFIRMKASHRPVTIRKILIPPLGMSTGFLMFVVPETHVPLLWAFIALLVGWFLFSYPLIRSTRFERVGEEIFATRSRSFAFILLGLLAVRLILHEIIQRYVSIPQTGGLFFLLAFGMIVRWRVYMYKHYKEVLVAEN
- a CDS encoding PAS domain S-box protein is translated as MDVNKTETLKRIISEGSSYQSLFFNHPDAIYVMDIHGNYIDANPSVERMSGHTLDDLIRMSRNQICPPDSENSRKGYIKEVLAGRSVSNSITFYHKDGSLKQAQITYVPITEGEEVVGIYGIAKDVTDILKVERELREAQEKYQVLADHAQDLITTCATDGELLYVSPSVYTLLGYKPEEVTGKSFKDYCYPGDYPDPMELSEIGNGCKMRVLHKKGHYIWMETLAKPVAGERGKTTQIVSISRDITQHKDADRRLRESRQRYRSLFEHNPAAVYSLNMQGQYSAVNSKLMQMLDVSRNKLIGKSFLSNLDKREVQYGQTSFEMVKQGEPQYYETRIVNSSGRKIEVSVTNVPIIVDKEVVGVYGIVSDITERKEYTERIQELSKQHELILNTVTEGIYGLDADGITMFMNPAAASMFGYEAKEFIGKNSHPIIHHTRADGSHFPKEECPIHMTVLDGQRRTIKEDVFWRKDGSSFLVQYQVTPIIEQGQIQGAVVVFNDVTGEREIVRAKETAELAAQAKSEFLSMVSHEIRTPMNGIVGMTELLIGTDLSEEQREYAEIIQDSGDALLNILNDILDFSKLESGKMSLSYEPFALRKMLEQVAELFKPRADEKHLEIRYRLNPSIPEFMVGDSIRIRQILVNLVGNALKFTDRGSIDVTVDIIKGRKPEDSVLDFAVQDTGIGIPADKLDQLFQSFSQLHPVINRKYGGTGLGLVISKRLVEIMGGSISVESIEGEGSTFRFAVPATSVDASAEQTASQFHHDRTRQSDKVAMRILVAEDHPVNRKILREYLEKLGYQADVCTNGVEAIDAISQNAYDIVLMDIHMPVMDGLKATDLLHRLIPQDRIPPIIAVTGNAKREDKEACLEMGMRDFISKPVMLSELKRVLQQWGPRDEPQLAPN
- a CDS encoding protein kinase, giving the protein MKTGNGLLDIELVREHREAGVGGSVELRRSWQRLLGLWTDRSRREGTAIAERYTIQELLGMGSYGLTYLCTDDRTGNEVALKESKPSKGRLSAHLLEREADVMKRLHHPAIPDLLDVFTSGRRSYIVTQYIRGQTLEDCIFEQGLQYTERECLELAGQLLAPVAHVHEQGYIHGDVRIPNVILREGTVHLIDFGLARRLGEPLLPELKRRMREVPEPEDEPATPDHDLQDIGHFLLFMLYSAYEPEKGREPASWQEELKLTPELHQMLERLLGLRPGYEGGATELQAEIEKVLLKLL
- a CDS encoding L-lactate dehydrogenase translates to MLGKSGKVAVIGAGLVGSSCAYSMINQSICREIMMVDRTYDRAVAQALDFSHCMDFTHNRTKVYAGTYADCGNMDVIILTAGVNPKPGQTRLDILEEAESIAKDIVVPIMNSGFNGIFVVAANPVDIVTYMVWKLSGLPREHVIGTGTSIDSSRLKTLLSEVFSIDPRSVHGYALGEHGESQFVAWSHVTIGGKPILHIMDQHKERFKHLDLDDIARKTKDAGWEIFTRKGSTQFGIGNALAHITRSILNDEHKIIAVSAILDGEYEQHNVCVGVPAIIGGNGIQEIIELNLDATEREKFNNSCEILSGNINRLTLA
- the map gene encoding type I methionyl aminopeptidase, giving the protein MITLKTKEQIEYMQKAGEILAACHREIAKMIRPGITTQEIDQFAEAFMKKNGATPEQKGYNGYQYATCASVNDVICHGFPGKYALKDGDIVTIDMVVNLNGWLADSAWSYAVGEVTPEAQHLLDVTKTSLYKGIELAVVGNRIGDISHAIQVYAEGEGLSVVREFIGHGIGEKMHEEPQVPHYGPPHRGPRLKEGMVITIEPMLNIGTYRSKLDSDGWTARTMDGSLSAQYEHTIAITADGPVILTAQ
- a CDS encoding DapH/DapD/GlmU-related protein, translated to MGKRLNIIGKPWGTQLTVVKGARLTIGDDVMINAGVGIAANVEVTIGNNVMIGPRTSIFDSAYHRIDSLDDGSQTAKRIVIQDNAWIGTGALILPGVTIGRNAVVAAGSTVTKDVPKNTLVAGAPAKIIRELTIHDGWVRH